Genomic segment of Myxococcus stipitatus:
CTGGGGACGGAGCGGTGCCTGGCGCGGCTCCCCATGTACCTGCGGGCGGGCCGCGAGGACATGCGGATGGGCGTGGAGGCGGTGGGGCTGCGCGACTGGCGGGTGCGGGTGATGGATGGAGATCCGCTGCCGGACTTCGTGGCCGGCGTGGTGGAGGGCGTGCTGCGCCACACCCGCGCGGACACGCGGGTGGAGGTGCTGGAGCGGCAGTCCTCGGGATACCTGCTCCGGGTGTCGTGGGGCGAGGAGTGAGGCCGGGCGTCAGTTGAGGTAGCGCTTGGGCGGCGGTGGCGCGGGCCGGGTGGCGCGCGCGGGCTCTGGCTGCACCTGGAGCCAGCGGCCGATGACGTCCAGGAGGCCATCGAAGGTGTCGCGCAGCGCCCAGGCGCGGTCATCGGAGTCGGGCAGGCCCTCACAGCGGCGCAGTCCATCGCGCAGCGCGAGCTGGGCGCCGGGGAAGGCCTCGCACGAGTCGATGAGCCGCTCGGCGGTCCGGGCGTAGAGGCGGTAACAGCCATCCACGTCGCCTCGGTTATAGGCCGGCGCTCCCGTGTTGATGGCGTGGCCCAGCGTGGTGGCGATGGACTCCAGCGCGTCCGACGTGGCGCCCTCGAGCAGGCTCAGCGGATGCTGGGGCACCTGGCGCACGCGGCCGGCCCTGCGGCGCGGGGCCTCCAGGACGGAGAGGGGCGCGCGAGACGAGGTGCGCAGCAGCGGGGCGACATAGCGGGTCGGGATGACGAGGCCCAGGGCGCGGCCGTTGGCCAGGGCCGCCGTGGCCACGCCCACCACCGCGCCGCGCATGTCCAGCACGGGACTTCCGGAGGCGTCGTCCGGGAGCGTCCGCGTCAGCTCCAGCAAGGTGAGCCAGTCGCCGAGCACCTGCACCGCCCGCACTTCTTGCGAGCGGATTT
This window contains:
- a CDS encoding S1C family serine protease, encoding MAERSDRSPPRDALVQASPSLVLLEVDGRCASGFIATDQGHLVTSLHVVAGARHIHAVMADGTRAQVDHIAAMDDRRDLAVLRLPLPPPAPPLDVSPVSLPGEGDTVYVLRAMAGPAPEIRSQEVRAVQVLGDWLTLLELTRTLPDDASGSPVLDMRGAVVGVATAALANGRALGLVIPTRYVAPLLRTSSRAPLSVLEAPRRRAGRVRQVPQHPLSLLEGATSDALESIATTLGHAINTGAPAYNRGDVDGCYRLYARTAERLIDSCEAFPGAQLALRDGLRRCEGLPDSDDRAWALRDTFDGLLDVIGRWLQVQPEPARATRPAPPPPKRYLN